The genomic DNA cctcctcttcgctTCTCGACGCATCGACATTCGCACAAGCAGACAGTGACTTGAGACTTTTCAGACGAAGACATCTGGGCTTGAACTCCGTTAGAAGAGGCGGAGTCTGAACTTATTAAAAGGAACTTGCAGAGGCTGGATCGCCtgcaaatatgatgatgtctcTGAACAGCAAGCAGGCTTTTGCCATGCCCCACACCAGTTTACCCGAACACAAGTACAGTTTGCATTCTTCATCCACCACTCTGACTTCGAATGCACCGTCTTCCTGCTCGTCCTCCCGCCACAGTAATACCATCAGCACCAGCGGCAGCTCGGAGGCGATGCGCCGAGCATGTCTCCCGACCCCACCGGTATGTATTCTGCATAATCACCGCTTAAAGGCACATTTTGACAGCCCACTTTTTTCTTTTGCttgatgtttttttcatgtctGCACAGCAAATCACCCAACACCTCCATTTTCTCCCTCCCAACTTATGTATTCATTCGGGTTTGCCTTTCGTATTAATTTTTATGACCTGGGATGTTGCATGtgtcttgttttgtgtgttcttttttagGATTTCTTTTTTGCATGCTGGAAATGTTTTAAAACCACGAAGCGGGGTTAGAATTCCCTACTGACAGTAATGTGTGCATTCTATTTGCAATTGCAGAGCAATATATTCGGCGGTTTGGATGAGAGCTTGTTGGCCCGCGCGGAAGCTCTGGCGGCGGTGGATATAGCCTCGCAGACCAAGAGCCACCATCACCCTCCTCACCACAGTCCCTTCAAGCCGGACGCAACCTACCACACCATGAATACTCTTCCCTGCACCTCGTCTTCTTCCTCCGTGCCTATTTCGCACCCGTCAGCCCTGTCcggtcaccaccatcaccaccaccatcaccaccaccaccagccgcACCAAGGTCTAGAAGGGGATCTGCTTGACCACATCACCCCAGGACTGGCACTAGCAGGAGCCATGGCAGGGCCGGATGTCTCCACGCCTGCGCACCCAGCCCACATGGCCGGGATGAACCATATGCACCAGGCGGCTATCAACATGGCTCACGTCCACGGTCTGCCGACCCACATGGGCTGTATGAGCGACGTGGATGCTGATCCAAGGGACTTAGAAGCTTTTGCTGAGAGGTTTAAGCAGCGGCGGATCAAACTCGGCGTGACCCAAGCGGATGTTGGATCAGCACTGGCCAACCTGAAGATTCCAGGAGTGGGCTCCCTCAGCCAGAGCACAATCTGCCGATTCGAATCTCTGACATTGTCGCACAACAATATGATCGCACTAAAGCCAATTCTCCAAGCCTGGCTTGAGGAAGCAGAGAAATCTCACCGAGAGAAACTGAATAAACCGGAGCTGTTCAACGGAGCGGAGAAGAAGCGAAAGCGCACGTCGATAGCAGCCCCAGAGAAGCGCTCCCTCGAAGCTTATTTCGCCATTCAGCCCCGTCCTTCTTCTGAGAAAATAGCGGCAATAGCTGAGAAACTGGACCTCAAAAAGAACGTTGTGCGTGTCTGGTTCTGCAATCAGCGACAGAAACAGAAACGAATGAAGTACTCTGCATGCGTCTAGTTctgtcaccatacttggtctAAAATCAACGCCAGTATTTTATGGACTTCAAAATAATAAGAGACTAATGAGAGACTATTTGTATGATATTTCGTAAATCACACCTTTTTCAATCATCAGTAACGTGTGCTGTGGGCCAGAGTAACTCGTGGCTTTCAAATTGACTGACTAAAACACTGTCACTTCCAGTACGCAAGGAGGATGTGGAATTATGTAAAGGATCAATTGACTAAGCAAGTAAGATCACCAATTTTCCCCATTTATAATTCTTCACCGTTTTGTGTGTCAATGATGTATGAGTCGATATGACTCAATAAGAAACTTTTAGTATAAATATTTAGCGATTTTCGAGAGATTACGCGTTTTATGCTGTGTAGTGGCCTAGCAACTAACAGTAACGAAAGAACAGTcctcaaaagaaaaaaatatggacAAGGGTCGATTTGTGGCCAGTGGGACGTCTATTTTACATTATTTTGTCACAAGGCGCTTTTGCAGTAATTCAGGGTGAGCACAAACAGGGCATCACGGCAGTCACTTGACCTGTAAGTTCTTCATAGAATATAACCAAACAGTTTCTTTGTAAATTATTCATTTAACCGCCCATGCCTATTCTTCACTTCTGTGTAATTGACAGTTAACTGTGAGCAGGTCTGCAGAGGGGCTagcagaaaaaataaataatttaattttgttttgtttggtacTTATACTTCATATTCGATATATGTTGAACTTGGACTTAAGGTATCTGTCTAGTCTGTAAATGTTGAGAAAGTGAACCATTTAAATGCATAATTGCTGGATTTGTTTAGACCCAGAATCTGCTGAGCTCCTTCGCGCCAGCGTGGCCATGTTTCTTATGAACTATTTATCAAGTGAGGTAATGTTTACTTCATTACATATTTATTGGGATTCCCCCTCGTTTTACTCAAGAAAATCTAATTCTGACAGCCAGTAAAGCGTGGGCCTCTACAAACGCGGAAAGACCGTTTAATTTCAATCACTATGATCTTTTGGTTTCTTCGAACGTTTAAGATAGTACAATCGAGAGATTTATGAAATAGTTTTCACTTTTGAAAATTATTTTGTGTATGTTTtctggttatttatttgtataaatATGCGCGCATCATCGTTGCTTGTTGAATTCACTTTGTTTAATGTTTTCTTAAGTAAAAGGAAGACTGATTTCATTGACGTATATGTGTACAATGTAAATATATTATTGGGACATTTCAATGCACATTTAAATATGCGTACAGGTTTTTGCTGTATAACTGTTTTAGCTGAGGTGACCCCTACCTGTAATGTCTGTTGCTTTAGGTTTACCTGTCGAATTATTTTATTAAGTTATGTATTTTAAGTTATTTGATAATTGAATTGACATATGTGTTTCATTAAACAACAAAATTTAACATTTTATCTTAAGTTCTCTGTGAGTTTACTTTCACAAACTCCATTTGATCATATGGATATTTTCCCAAATGGATTACTTACTTCTTAAAATTAttatttgtgtagcctacttgggCACTGaacgtaggctagcctaaaAAGTTCGATTAGGCCTAACAGTGATAGGCCTCGAAATCCTGTCCACGTGGTCTCTTGCTTTCAAACATAGGTCCgtgattgatttattttttgaaTCATAtaattctttttaaaaatgcaaGCAAAATAATGTAAAATCGGAAGGCTGCTTTCTGCATCTTGGCGACACGCTTCTGCCAGATTTCCTAGCCCTTGGAAACCTACCTGGGAGCAAATGCTAATATTCTATTACAGTCTAATCAGGGGGTCCGTGGAGAGCTACCGAGTCCCCCGAGCACATCTCTGCCAGATGTCAAGCCGCCAGAAAAACAGCTCGCCTGCCAACGTGCCGAGGCCCATTTAAATCCACAGTCGACAGTCCTCGGTCTTCAACTGACATAGGCAAGCTTTGAAGCCTACCTCGGTTCACATTTAAGctgtataaaaaataaacatgcgtACTGTAGTGTCGTTTTTAAAACGGCACTCGTGTAGAGACGTTCGCTCCGGGCGTCATactttcagcaccatggacagctatGGCAAATGTCAGAGGTCCGAAATCAGTGTTACTGAAAATGTAGCCTCATCCCTTTCTTGAACGTGTTGAATGGATTTGCATTTGATTAggagatgtaggcctattttatgcAATTACCTTATTTAGGCTATATCTACAGGGAAGTCATCTAATCTGAGTTCGAGAAAAAATATAGCCATATGGCCTATAGAAACCTACTTAGCGTGGATGTCtttttgttcgtttgtttgtttgtttgtttgtttgtttcatcatTAGACGAATGCCAGTTTAAGCATTGTTTACTTGTAAAAGGTAAACAAAAATAGTTTAAACTCATAGGTGTGTAGGCTATAGTAGCCTAATCAATTGAAATAAGCAAATTTCGATTGGGCTAATTATGGGCTAACAGGTTACTTGGCTGTTTGAATGATATTGGCCCCTATGAAAAGTTCAAGATACTCATATTTAATGTCATGTTATTCAGTAACAAGATGTCAAACTGTTTAACTTGAAATAGGCCTATAATTGACCAGAGATTATAGTTGCCGACAGAAAAGGTCGGAAAACAATTCTATTAATTAGCCTAGGCCCTGTGCATTATTAATTTTAATCTGCTCATACGTGTGAAAATCAGTTCCTTCATAAATGAGCCACTCACTTAATACGCTAATATGACCGAATTATTAAATTACACATCGAATTAAGGCAGATAATTAGTAGCAGTGAGTAATCATTAGTTGGAACTGTTAATTACAGCCGGTCACGGCGGGCTCGTATGCAAGTGTCTCGCCGGGAATAGATATTAACTTGATGCAATGGGAATCTCAGGGCTTGACACCCCACACTCTGCAAGAGAATATGGCAGTTCCCCGGCGAGCTCACTGCCCTATTTAACTTTCAGATAGGTGTAAAAAGAATCGATCCATATTCTTTGATAGCGAATCAGTCTGGAGAGAAAATAGGAGAGAAGGCTGTCGATGGAGGGGGGTACGAGCGACTGAGGGTAAAATAACATGCACGCGCACGCCGATGAACGCAAGCACTCAAacgcagtgagagagaggggtgaagagagagagagaggggggggggggttgatcagagagagggtgaagagagaggtgTGATACAAATACATTTAACCATTCGGCAAGAGACTAACATGTtttgtgttcattttttttttacatttcgaGGGATCTTTCAGAGGACGATGCTCCGTGCATTTCTACAGCTATAGGCATATAGGGctatatgttttctttttttctattttttattttatcttatttatttttttgccgtAGAAAGACATTGCGGTGGTCAAAGTCTAAAAGGAAGAGGGCAGCCCTGTTTTCCTTTGTTATAATTAggccctcttttttctctccccccctctttccccctGAACATTTCCCCATTTCACAGGGAATCTGATGAAATTTTAATGAATCTAGGGACTGTCGGATCTCCGCCTGGGGACTCTTGAATAGAATATTTTAACTGTACATTTACACCAAGTGTCTACCTTCAAAGCTGTGCCAGCTATGCATTAGCTCAACTACAGCCATTCAATTGAAAAAGGGGACGACCCTGGCCTTGTACTTAGCTTCCCAGACCTTAAAGTGTGTATCTGTCATAATATTCTATTCAATATCTATTGCAGAGGTAACGCAAATAATGTACACGGTGTTTTGAATTTTGATGTCGATTTAAATATGTGTATAGTCAATAGGCTACTTGTAGGTTTTGAAACTATTTTCCAGGTCCGAATGGATGCTTTTATGCAGTTACGACGAACGATTGCTGGAGCTAGGCCTATATTTTATTCCAACCGGTGAGTAGTCGCAAGCTATCTGCCATGGTGTCATGTCATTGACAATAAAATGTCAACATTCGCCCGCATGCCGTCAACGTGTTCTATAAGGCAACATAAGTTGACATGAACGGATGCATTCAGGAACGGATAAAATGCTGCTCCCAACCACccatttcgtgtgtgtgtgtgtgtgtgtgtgtgtgtgtgtgtgttggggggatgggggggtcaCATGGCTTTGTGTCATAATTCACCCAGGCCTCCTGTGACTTCCGATATATGACCAGTCTGCCTTGCATCTACATTTACAAAATCAGTCGTGGAGTCAGGCAACTATGCCATTACaatatataataacaataggCCCTATCCCTGATGTTTCTGCTCATGAACGAAATATAATACACATTTGAATTTATATTTTGTACAAAAAAGACAGGCCTAATAAACAAAccaccaaacttagaacatagCATGTGCTTCATGATTTCAAAATCTCATAATAATTCTTAGATCAGGTCATAGTTGAAAGGTCAAAGTTGATCTTAATATAATTTGTATTTAAGACAGACAGGAATCTAAACAGACTGCACGTGGACAACGTGCCCCTTAACGCAGCCAAAGCAACATGTTGCTGATAAATGTTTCAATGCAAGTCGGGTCGAATTAACCTAGGAAGAAGAAGCTTGGAAGCGAAGAGGACAGCCCCTATCCTCATACCTTTGGACTGCTAGAGCCATTTGAAGCTGCATGCTGTTCATCACCCCTCTAAACAGTCGAACTATAATGCGTAGTCTGAGGCTGGCATAGAATACAAATATTATATTGTTAAAGCTAGTACTCGATCTATTCAAGGCTACTCAACGCATAGCCATGGTAAGTTCGttggtattattattatcatcgaTCACCACATGTTATGTAAAATGTGACCAATGCCAGTGGCATTGCCACTCAATTCTGGAATATCTATCGGGTTTGTCTCAACCATCCTGTGTGTAGGTTTACTAATGAGTCAACTAAGTTTATAAAACAAAAATTGATGAACAAATTTTGTTCTAGGCAGTTGTCATAAATTAGCGTAGGCTCAAATTTAGGTAGGTTAAAAATTACATTAATGGACAAAATTAAATGGAATTCAACGGACTTCACCTAAAACGTGAAGGAGCACAACGCATTTTAACGTGCATCAAATACTCAGCTAACAAAAGGCTTTGAACAAAATTATAAATATTTAACAACAAAATGGCGGGGTTAGGTTGCCTCTTTAAACAGGCTCCGCCGATTAAAAAGCCATTGCAGCCATGCGTCATAGGCTATTCCATTTCTGTAGCCTAGTCCACTGGTGTATGATCACCAGTTTATAGCCTATATCAAATCATTTTTTTGTTAGAGATAGCTATAGTGGTCGCCCACTGAATCAAGTTGGGCCTACTATTTGAATAAAACTGCAACAACATATATTTGGTGTAGCCGATATATTTTGGAGTAGCCTGATGTGTTTCATAAACTGCAGCCCAAGGCCTACCAAATGAAGAGTATATTCACGGTTACATTTTTCAaagatctgtgtgtgctgtgtgcagtccTTTTGGGTCTAAATGTGTTCAGAACAAACTAAATTTGATCCAACACAGTTTTACCTTGTCTATCTATTTTCAAATTTGCAGTTGGTCCAATCACAAGCCTATAATTTAGcctaattcattttttttttcaaatggaaCGCGCCAAAATAGGCCTcaacaaattaaatattaatCGGACCATAAGAGTCTACGCAAGAGCATATGTTGCAGCGGCTTAGCATATCGAGACGACATATTTAACGTATCGGGCGTcaaattctctccctcttcaagTAGTATAATATTGCGTTTTTCCGGAGGAGCCAGCCTTGGTAAAGATCGGGCATTTGGCAATAATGAGAAGGTGGTATGACTGtctactgaatgtgtgtgtgttcattggaGTTTGACAGCCGTGCTCTGCTGCAGATCTATTCATCACAGCCACAAGGAgtgccagctctctctctctctctctctctctctctctctctctctctctctctctctctctctctcagtttataCAGAACAGAATCATTTACATAAAGTCCTTAAGGCAAATAACGTTGGGGGCTCTAATTTATATCTGATCGAAAATTAGCCGTCATTATGCGCTCCATTAGCAGCGTCTTTAATGTGCTTCTAAGCACCATTTGTCAAGCAGCTTGTTAATATCCTTCAAGTCTTTAAAGTTGAGAGCTCATTAAAGACTGTGCTCCTTGGTATTGATACTATTTTACACATTTTCTGACAAAACGtgtatttcccccctttctttccctcttctttCAAAGTAAAAACCGTGCAAAATTACATTTGCCTATACAGTCAGGAACCGACCACCGACAAACTACTGTTATGGTAGTATGCACAATGTTGTATTGCAtaacctctgccccccccccccctcccgccatAACCAGCGTGTGATTCTCCGTACATTGAAAACAATAGGCCGGCTACAAGTGATGTAAGAGGAAGATTATATGCGTGGAAATAATTTCCCGAGAAGTTACTCTCTGTCTTGatgaaaaaaaatgcacataattaaaaaaaaaacatctatgtCTATTTGTTTGTGGGAAACGCTGAACTGATGTGTATTATATTACAATCAGCTAACTTTAGGCTCTATGGTAAA from Sardina pilchardus chromosome 2, fSarPil1.1, whole genome shotgun sequence includes the following:
- the pou4f2 gene encoding POU domain, class 4, transcription factor 2, translating into MCAFYLQLQSNIFGGLDESLLARAEALAAVDIASQTKSHHHPPHHSPFKPDATYHTMNTLPCTSSSSSVPISHPSALSGHHHHHHHHHHHQPHQGLEGDLLDHITPGLALAGAMAGPDVSTPAHPAHMAGMNHMHQAAINMAHVHGLPTHMGCMSDVDADPRDLEAFAERFKQRRIKLGVTQADVGSALANLKIPGVGSLSQSTICRFESLTLSHNNMIALKPILQAWLEEAEKSHREKLNKPELFNGAEKKRKRTSIAAPEKRSLEAYFAIQPRPSSEKIAAIAEKLDLKKNVVRVWFCNQRQKQKRMKYSACV